A window of the Chitinophagaceae bacterium genome harbors these coding sequences:
- a CDS encoding nucleotide exchange factor GrpE — translation MDKKHLKEEENLENKEDTPDTEEKKDGETEMLKKELQEIKDKYIRLYSEFDNFKRRTAKERIETIKTASESVLKAILPVVDDFERSFKAIEGKTIDTTLKEGTELIYNKLIKVLEQNGVKSMDTKIKEDFDPEKHEAITQISVTDSHLKGKIVDVLEKGYYIQDKVIRFSKVITGT, via the coding sequence ATGGATAAAAAACACTTAAAAGAAGAAGAAAATTTAGAAAACAAAGAAGATACTCCCGATACAGAAGAAAAAAAAGATGGAGAAACAGAAATGCTTAAAAAAGAATTGCAGGAAATAAAAGATAAATATATACGTCTGTATTCCGAGTTTGACAACTTTAAAAGAAGAACCGCAAAAGAACGTATAGAAACCATAAAAACCGCATCAGAATCTGTATTAAAAGCCATTTTGCCAGTAGTAGATGATTTTGAAAGGTCTTTCAAAGCAATAGAAGGAAAAACAATAGATACTACCCTCAAAGAAGGAACAGAACTTATCTATAATAAACTGATAAAAGTTTTAGAACAAAATGGAGTAAAATCAATGGATACCAAAATAAAAGAAGATTTTGATCCCGAAAAACACGAAGCTATAACCCAAATATCTGTCACCGACAGCCATTTGAAGGGAAAAATTGTAGATGTATTAGAAAAAGGGTATTACATTCAGGACAAAGTAATACGATTCTCCAAAGTTATAACAGGAACATAA